The following are encoded together in the Nitrospinota bacterium genome:
- a CDS encoding NAD(P)-dependent oxidoreductase, with translation MKILITGGSGSVGSYTVPRLIKKGHEIKVLDKSIDLLKGKEGKGLELVEGGVEERDKVREAVKDTEVVVHLAWSFSEDPFETFEVDMMGLLNLLDASVKSKVKQFIFV, from the coding sequence ATGAAGATACTGATAACTGGGGGTTCGGGTTCTGTAGGGAGTTATACGGTTCCACGGTTAATCAAAAAGGGGCATGAGATAAAGGTATTAGATAAGAGCATTGATCTTCTTAAGGGTAAGGAAGGGAAGGGTCTAGAGCTGGTAGAGGGTGGAGTAGAAGAGAGGGATAAGGTAAGGGAGGCAGTAAAAGACACAGAGGTTGTGGTTCATCTTGCCTGGTCATTTTCTGAGGATCCTTTTGAGACCTTTGAAGTCGATATGATGGGACTTTTAAATTTACTAGATGCATCGGTTAAAAGTAAGGTAAAGCAATTTATATTTGT